From the Drosophila simulans strain w501 chromosome 2L, Prin_Dsim_3.1, whole genome shotgun sequence genome, the window CTTCTTGACTTCATTGATTTCGTTATGAATAAATGGTATAATATAATGTTTATACCTAATAATACATGGTTGAGCTGTCGATTTATTGGTTTTTGCTGCCAGAGgtttccatttgatattaaagaTCATTAGCTCGGGGATCCACTGGGTTCAAAAACCTTAAGTGATTTGTAAAAGTTCAGTTCCAGAGGGAATATGTGTTATAAACATTAAATGTCTTTCGTAGATCTATAAACATTTGAGATTATAACTCAAAAACGGTCAAACAATTGTGACTTGCCCAAATTTTACGTTACCCGAATAATTATCAATGATAAGGTATCAGGCTGTCGCAATTGCTTACCTCATTAAGATTTGATTAGAACTCTAATCTTATAAATATTAGAATTATGTTTCTTATTAATCACTGACCACCAAGGAATTTTACATAATTGCATTTGACTGGTGTATTCTACATGTAATCTTCAAAATTGACATGTAAAAATACTGATCAAACTGGAACTTTTCCATTCGTCtagacatacatacatgtagttaaaatatgaaatcacAATAACTATAAACTCAACGGTCTACTATTTAGTTTATCAACCATTaagcctttaattttataattcaaATCGATAGCAACAATTAACTtgcttaaaacaaaaccattccAGAGCTATTTACAAAACTTTTATTGCCATGAACTTTGTTCCTAAATGCACAACTATGATGTTAGTAATTAACGTTTAAGGGTCGCATTACAAGTTAGACACATTCGAGTCCAGCACGGACAGAGCCTCGTCCTTctcctcctgcagctccttgcCGGTAACGCTTAACTTGGTCTTAGCGAAATCGCTGAGGGTCAGGCCAGAGACGATTTTCCATTGCTTATTCTTGATCTCGACGGGGAACGAGAAGATCACATCCTTGGGCGATTCGTAGCTGCCGTCGGAGAAGACACCCATGGAGACGAACTGGCCGGGAGCAGTGCCGTTCCACCAGTCGTGCATGTGATCGCAAGCGGCCTTGGCCGCCGACATGGCCGATGACATTTTGCGGGCCGCAATGACGGCGGCTCCACGCTTCTGTACGGTTTCCACGAAGGATCCCTGCAGGTAGCCATTATCGTTGATCGCATCCACCACGGACTTGACGGTACCATTGGCGGTCACCTTGCCCTGTCCAGCATCGGGATACTGGGTGGAGGAGTGGTTGCCCCAGATAATGATGTTCTTGACAGCAGAAATGGGCACACCCAACTTGGCGGCGATCTGGGAGGTGGCGCGATTCTGATCCAGACGCGTCATGGCCGAGAAGTTCTCGCGCGGAATGGAGGGCGCATAGGAGGAGCAGACCAGGGCATTGGTATTGGCCGGGTTGCCCACAACCAGCACCTTGACGTCCTTCTTGGCGAACTTGTCCAGAGCCTGGCCCTGGGTCCTGAAGATCTTCACGTTGGCGGACAGCAGATCCTTGCGCTCCATTCCCTCCTTGCGGGGCATGGCGCCCACGAGGAAAGCAGCCGAGACATCCTTGAATCCAACAGCCGGGTCGGTGGTGGGCACCACCTCGACCAGCAGCGGTAGAGCGCAGTCGGCCAATTCCATGACCACGCCCTCGAGCACACCGACCATGGGCGGAATGTCGAGCAGGTGCAGCACGATGGGCTGATCCTTGCCGAACACCTCGCCGCGGGCAATCATGTACAGCAGGGAGTAGGCGATTTGGCCAGCGGCTCCGGTCACCACAACACGAATTGGTTCAGCCTGAAAATATATTCACTCGATTAGTGATAAAGtgtatttcattttcctttttccatttctttatGCAGTTTCTCTATTATATTTCAAGAATGTTCTTAGCTATGTTTAGATGCAGCTAAACAAATTATACTGTAATAAGGGGCGAATTTTTCATCCAGCCTTTGGCTTTGgatctatattttatttttagaatatatatatgcgaaAACTGCAAACTACTACACCATATATCGTATATATCCAGCTCGCcatttccaaattaaaaccCATTTAAGTGCAATTTCAGCAAAATTAGTGCAAATATGATagctgaaaataaacaaaagcgcGACTAGGTTTTTTGTTACTCTTTTCAAGTGGCTCTATATCAGcttgcatttgttgtttacAATAGATAACATTGCTATAACTCTAAAATGTACTCTCCATTTAGATCTGAACTGGCATTTTCAATAGTTATAGATTTAATAAAGCATTTATAAGTGGTGGGCTTTGATTTTTGCTTGCTAGTGCATTTTCCGCCCATCCTCGTTACGCAATCCCAGTTAATCCTTTCCTTAGGGCACTAAAAGTAGGCCACTTGTGGCAATTGACCCCTATTCATATTTTGCCCTTTAAGAAAAGTTCAGTTTTCACAAAAATATAGCTTAAGATGGGAATTACAATCCATAAcgtatattattttatatgcatgtacataGCTATATTTGTCATTGAAGAAGTTTGAAACTTCCAAACAATTGGAAGCGTAACCCCAGGGAGCATTTAGCATTTTTGATAAGATATGACAGATTTGAACTGCATGGACTTTGCTTCACCGCCTCCAATCATCCGGTTTATATAAGCCCTATCTGCTCCGGCAAAAGctaaaaaaacatgaaaacaacatttttatcGCCGTCAATTGGCAATTAGCTAggttttgcattaatttgatGCTTTTGGGGGCCTCTGCAAATGCAACATTTGTGCATACGTTCGAATTTACGTCACTaaggtttttggtttttaagaTTAGCATGGAGAGAGGTCAAATGAATGTTAAATTTCCAGAAAAATTATTGCGACCAATCACACATACCGTCATAACTACACATTATTGTGTGCGGCACTTTGaatgcatatgtatgcatattcTTCACATTTGATAATCAAATATGCagattattaataataatttgattaTATATACTATACGGGCGTAGCGAAAAATTGCCGGCAAGCTTACCATTTTAGAATTTCACAGGTGCAACGCTCCACGGACGAACTTCAAGTAAAAACGTAAATAGGGATCGCCAATTGGGAACCTGTTACTTTTCACAATTATTTTCCAGTCACTACTTTTCGAATAAAAGTAGCCGTGACTCCATCGCGATACGAATGGCATCACggttttttggcaaaacaaatcGATTATGTCGTTCCTTATAAATTTACTAAATTTTTAAGTAAGACAAACAGTTAATTAGTTCTGTTATAGTTGTTAAATTTTACACTAGCTCCAAAAAATGTTAacatgtataaaaataaataaaacgatgataaatgaaaaatttatatatatatagctatttagtttgttaatgaaaacaaatacaatttgcaGAAAAATCACCAGTCATCATATTTCTTTGTATTATTCTTGGTCactttgtttacaaatacaaaattagCACCTAGCTATATTTTCATAtctgaaatatgcaaatgcagtcGTGTAAAGTGATTCTTTCGCTTGCTGCTATCGATAGTTTGAGCTGTGGAAAAAAATCGAATGTTTCTTGTGGAAAAAATTGGAGTCTTTAATTTGGCGAATCCATTCGTTTActttgcgtttatttttagcctTAGTACTTTCGTTTGATACGTTTGCTACcaagtatttataaaaattaaaaagcgtTCAAAAACACAATTAACCACTGCAACGTCGTTTCATCAACTATTCAGAGTGAATAAAGAAAACCTACATCACACCTACAATCATACGTGTTacgtgtacatacatatgtgtatgtatatatactcttGCTTATGTACATTAAACATTTGTCGTTTTCCTTTCCAACCAGCCTTTTGTTATTGTCTAAAAATCGATTTTCGTTACTCTCTTATACGAGTACGTGATTTGccataattaataaacaataaatcacAGCTGTGTGGTTTGGTAAATAAGTGCAGCGTGAATAATGTACGCTTATGTACATAAACACTCGCATATGTGTGCGTATATAGTGGATTAACAAATTGCTGATGTACAACTATTAAGTGGTTTTACAATGCATACGCAAATATCGATGTAAATTCTAGTAATTTTTCCTTATACCCACACGTATTGACATTTTGCCATATTCACACACATGTTCGGTTATTAAACCCTTGAAAATTGTACTTTCTTTTTGTTCGTGTTTTCAAGAGAGCTTCCGTTTTAAATTTGAGAACTTATTGATGTACGCAGGTAGTGCGTACATTTCCGAGTTGGTTTGATTTCTGTTATGAAAAGGTatccatatttaaaaatactttttgtgttttgtgtctGCGTTGTAGACAtatgcgtgtatgtgtgtatatatacacaataGAATTACCTGACGGTAAACACCTTCTTCAGCTCGCATTAAATTGTCTTTTTTCAAAGGTTGCATAAAGTCAACAAAACCACGAATACAAAGGGCTGTATGTAAACAATTTGGCACAAATCACAACTATCCGTAAAAGccttaaatatgcatattaacGAAAGTGGTCAGCTACAGGTGCCAAATTTCCACAACTTGTTTTCGTAGTGTGCAAAATAACGCCAATGGTCCGGGTGATTCATCTAATGAAGATCGCATGCCTTCCTTGTGTATTAGGTGTTTTAGGCAGACAAAATCATATACGTATGGTTTAGAAGTACAAGATAAGGGGAATAACCTTCCTATTTCAATACAGGTTCATACCAATCTGATGGAAATCCATCCTACAAAAGCTATCCTTGAGATTTGGGATATACACACAAAACTTCAAcctattcaaatatatatattatttatacctataaattttatttactttctaCAGCTTGGTTCTCATCATTATcaacaattttataaaaattacaacTGCAAGTTCTTCATCACTAATCAACAAATCACCTGAAAATGAACGGCCTGAGCAGTAATGATGATGCAGTCGAGTGCCCTTTGTGTATGGAGCCGCTTGAGGTGGACGATCTGACCTTCTTTCCGTGTACCTGCGGATATCAGGTACATGCTGTCATTAAAGCCCCCTTATCAGCAGCGTATTCAAGTGCTTTTGCTTCCAGATTTGCCGATTCTGTTGGCATAGGATCCGCACGGATGAGAACAAGCTGTGTCCGGCATGCCGAAAGGAGTACCCCGAGAATCCAGCTGACTTTAAGCCGCTGTCGCAGGAGGAAGTAAGTCGTGGTCACCTCGTATTTATTCTACTAACTCCTCCTCTTCTTTAGATGATTGCCTTCAAGTCCCAGAAACGCCAAAGGGAccaacaacgaaaacaaaagatcACCGAGAACCGCAAACACTTGGCCAACGTTCGCGTTGTCCAAAAGAACTTGGTGTTCGTTGTGGGCCTACCACCCCGACTTGCTGATGCAGACGTATGTTGATTTTGCGCCATAGATAACCGACAGCAACACCACTCACAATTGCCATTTTCAGATATTAAAGAAACACGAGTATTTCGGTAAATATGGGAAAATTCATAAAGTCGTTATAAATCCAAGTACCACGTATGCCGGGGTCCAGGTAAGAGTTGTAagattcaattatttattacctctatacattcatacatatgGCCCAATGGGCCAATACCCGAGTTGCTTAGTCATTTTTAGGTGGTTTCTATGAAAACTTTGATAATGGCACGTTTTCAATGAAACTGAACAGATTTACGTGTATCTaccaaaatttattttcgattaaaatgaatttgaaCCTTTTGTTGTTAGCTGCTCTGGTAAGCGAACATTGTTTATAACAAcaagtttaagtttattttgtaacattttttattaatatgtgtgtatttttttattttaggcaAAATTGTgtgcgaaatgcaaaaatttctTGTTAATTTATGATTAAATGGATCGGAATTTACGTTCTGTTTCCGTGCTTATGCTAAAAAAACAACTTTTGACCAATTATGATAAGAGTCTATTTTAGAATAACCCcgattattttataaaaatcaaaaagcgTAACATTTGATCAACCTGCTTTCTATAAAACTGCGAGGGTATCAGAGTTTTCGGTCCACCGAATCGCGCTTCACACTCTGCCATCCATAgcttattcaaattttttcgattttaaagGGTCCATCTGCTTCTGCCTATGTCACATATGTTAATAACTCGGATGCCTTGCGGGCCATTCAAAGCGTCAATAATATTATGATAGATGGGCGGCTCATAAAGACCAGCCTGGGAACAACCAAATACTGTAGCCACTTCATGAAGAACCAGCAGTGTCCCAAGGGCGACTGCATGTACTTACATGAATTGGGCGATCCCGAGGCCAGTTTCACAAAGGAGGTAAGTTGCGATATAATTAAACTACATAAAGGTGTCCGTATCTAAATGTGCTGATCTATCATTTAAAGGAAATGCATCAGGGAAAGCACCTGGAGTACGAGAAGCGCCTGCACGATACTCTAATTGCCTCATTGGGACCGAATGCAACAGGTATTGTAAACGGTAACGGAGCTTCTAAAGCAAATGGTAATTTCAGCCAAGCTACATACTAAATGTCTTAATAATGTCTATACCCAATCAGCCGCGATTccatcgtcatcgtcagcgtcatcctcgtcctctGGATCGGGTACAAATGGTTCAAGTGCATCAGGTAATGCCCAGCAAAAGGAGGCGTGGCCCAGCTTATCGGTCTCGCCCATCAATGGCAAAGAGGCGGCTGCCAGTGCGACCAGTTCCAGTGGGAAGAGTAAACGGGAGAAGCTGCGCAACGAGAAGAGGCACGAGAAGAATAAGGCGAAGAATAAGAACGGCAGCAATACAAACGCCAATGCCTCGAACAAGGAGAACTATGTTCCCGAAACGAGAAGCAGCACAAGTACTGAGACATTCGCAGAGGCCACCGCGGATGCACCGGCTTCCACCAAGGCAGAACCGCCGCAAGCCTCTAGCAATCGATCGAGGGCGGAGCGTGGAAAAGATCGGGCCACGCCTAGTGCAAAGGAGCAGAAGAAGGGCAAGGAAGTTGCTCCAGCACCTGCAGCAAGTAAACCGGCGGAGCGGGTTGAAACGAGCGAGAGTACAATAAGACAAAAGAAGGCGGAAGTAACCGAAAGCTGTGAAGATAACTTACCACAAAAGAGATTAGCGGGAACAAACGTTCAACGATCTGTGAGCTCTTGTAGCGAAAATAGCGAAGGACACGTCTCTGAGAGTAGCTTAAGTGAGAAGAGTCTAACTGGTGATTATGTGGAGGAGAAGTGCAATAGTGTGAATTCGGAGAGCCAGCCAGAAAGTGTAAAGTTTCAAGAGGAGCTCGAAAAGAGCAACGAGGCTATTGTCGAGGCCGAAACGATTCTGCCAGCAGCTGAATCCTCTGAGGACATCAGCCCCGCTGCAGTGGCGCCCAGCAATGGAGAAGACGAAGGATGTTTACCCGTTGTTGATCCAGTCGAACCGCCGAGTCTGGTGGATAATGGAAGCAGAGTAACTGGTATGGTAACTTATCCATTAAGTCTACGACACTTTGCTAACACCTTTCGTTGCAGATGCGCTGTCTAAGCTCAACATTTTCGATGACACGCCTAGCTATTTCACATCGCCATCATTCCAGCAAGCCCCCATTTTGAAGAATAAGCTAGATTTGGAAATGCGACAGTCTCATTTACCTGACTTGGTCAACGGTGAGTTACGAATCTTTGAAAATAATCagaattcttttatttataaatggaaattttctcatttttcgGTTCTGCTAAAAAATATCAACGGGCTTAAAACAGACATTGATGGAATCCAAAAGGCATCCAATACAAACGGTAATGATTTCATTATTAAAGCATGTATTATTTGAACTAACTCATGTTTATTcctaatttgcataaacagAGTGGGAAGAAGCCTTCAAAAATGTGATGATGCGCAACACTAGGCACGTGGAGgagcaactgctgcagcagcaacatttgcagcagcagcagaagcatcACCACCAGCAGGTGTTGCATCAACAGGAGGAGTTCCTTCGCATGCACGAATTACAGAAACGCAACAACTTTGCGACGCAAATCAACGGTCCTGCGAATGGTAAGTAAATTCCTAGTGTGATGTGTACTGAAACTTTTATAATTGTGTGTTTATTTCTTCTTTTAGATTTCCTTAGCCATTTCCAGGCGAACTCGCTCGATTTAAACAGAGCTCAAGCCCATGCAATCCTTCAGCAACAAATCTTGCAACAGCAGGCAGGCGAAAATCTATTTGGCGGCAACATGTCGAAGTTCTTTGATTTCCATAAAAGTCAGCAGCAGTCACACCATCAGTATCTAAATGGACATCCGCCTCAAATCAATGGGAATGGTGCTGTGCCGGAGCCGCAAAGAGTGGCGGCCTCTTTGGAAAGCAATCGACTGAATTCGCCTTTTGTCGAAAATGGTGGGACATACTTTACAATGAAAATGCTGGCCAGCCcgcaataataatatttactttgttATCCTAGGACTTATAaactcgcagcagcagcaacaacaaaagcagagAATGATGGGAATGTATGAATTTATGGTAATGATCCCAAATGGATTTAAAAAGCAACATGCTAATATCATGTTTGTTTCGATTTCTAGCCTCCAAACACGCAATCTCAGCAGAATCGGTTTTCACAGAACTCGATAGTCGACGATGACTTAGGTAAGACCTTGTTTATATCTCATTTTGAAGCCTTTTCACTGATTGTGCTTGTTAAAAGGATTCGACCCCTTCGTTGAGACCCAAAAGGGACTAGCTGAACTTATGGAAAATGAGGTTGTCCAACAACAGAGTATTAATAATGAGAACCCCTTGCCGAAGTTGCCGCCACAGCCTCAAGTTCCACCCCATCCGCAATTGGTGGACAACCTGCAGCGAGCTCGCATGCCGCCGCCAGGCTTCAATCACGTCAACACATTGGGCTTGGGCGGTGCATCCAGACTGCAGCTCACCAGCAAAATAATGCCCTTCATGAACATGCCCGTCAATGGGGTGGGCAACAGCGGTGCCCAGGGACAGCACCAAATACCAATGGGTGTCAACTGGAATGCGCCGATGGGCATGCACCAGAACCCGGGACAGCCCGTGGGTGATTCGCAATTGCAGCATCCAATGGCTCACAACAAGGGTAAGCAATTGAAATGGTTACATCTTTTGGTACCGAGAAAACTGTTTGATCTAACTaattatttgcattcgcaACAGTTTACAACAACAGTGATTGGACTTCAATGGATCCGGCTATACTTTCGTTTAGAcagttttcttcttttccacAAAACCAAATTCCCCCACATcctcagcagcaacaggattTATTTTTGCAGCATTTGGCTCAACAGCAAAATTCCCAGAGTGGTGGTAAGTGGTGCAACCCAGAGCTTACGGATCAGCAGTCGATTAAAATGCATCGGATTGTGTACTTGCAGGTTTCAACAACCAGCCACAGCAAATGCTTCCTATGGGGATGCCCAATAGTTTGCTGAACGGACAACAAACGCAGCCGCCACAGGTCAATGCCAATGTTCAGGGCATGCTTGAGTTTTTAAAAAGCCGTCAATTCGTTTAGCTacaatacatataaataatacatttgtTTACCTGTactctttattaaatatttcttaaagtaaatataggcaaaataaaattcgaaTATAATGAAACTACATgatacaaacaaacagacggTCCAGTGAAATTCAGCCTACTAAACGCATTTGTGCAGCAAGCGAATAACTTGGATCCCGTCTCCCCGCGCCGGACGTGTCCGCATGAATCCAATTGTAGTATCCAATGAACCCCGTTCAGGGTGTAGTCTGCTTGGCAATAGTGCAGCCCCCAGTGATTTTTCAAACTTGAAACCAACTCATTCCAATTGCTCGCTGGATAAAAGACAGATTACCATGGCAATAAGTAGCAAAGAAAACCTCGTGATGTGAAATTATCGAGACTGTGTAAAAATGtcaactttttaataataaatacgtGACTTGAAATGGTTGAGAAGAATTTATTACTACGATCCGAACAACTATTTCCTATTTTTGGCGGCGTGGGGCAGACGGTTCCCTTGGCCAGCAGCGCCACCCAGGCGCATCGCGTTGTTAGCAGCACCTCCGTATCCCTGGCCAGGACGATTGCCGACATTGTTGCGGTTGCCGCCACCCTGACGTCCGCCGCGCTGATTTTGCGACGAGTTGCCGCCGCGGTTTTTGTTCATCTCTGTGCGATTCCTCGACTTGGCCTGCGCGTCCTCCTTGACCATGTCGATTACTTCGTCTGGAATTCGCAGATATTTGATGGTGCTCCCGCGGATATAACATTCGGGCATGCGCCAAAACCGATCGCCATCCTGCAaagtacacatacatatattgctATAAACAAGCTCTCCATGTTATCATTTTTCCGGCTGTTTACACATCAATACGATTGTATTGTCGCAAATTTTGAGCACCGGCAAtctacatatttaattaaaatattacctTTGAGGTGCAAATAACATCGCGCAGATTAATATTCATCCACGAGTCGCAACTGACTAGATGACCATTGTATGTTTCACCATTTTTCAGCTCCACCAACTAAGTAAATTAGAATAAACAATTATATGTATGACCAATGTGCGCAAATCCAAGCAACTTACCATGGGATGGCTCTGTGCTgtttttaaaagtgaaagtggCAGCTAAAACccatgaaaattaataattttgccCTTTATTTaccataaaataatattgcttACCATTTTCGTGAAGTAATCGATTAATATAGCGATAATGTGAAATCGATAGAGATGTCTATCCCTTAGTAGGAACGAAATGAAGATGAAACACGTACTTATTAAAAGCGTGTTCCGTTTTCCGATTTTTTataacataattttaaatggaaaacaagagagaattcTATAGTCGACAtccccgttactcagctagggtaaatttcatcattttctgcgatatatatcgatattggggaataaattgagaacaaattttaaaattgttcaaaagtatGGGCGGCCTTAGGGCGTCGTTAGAGTTGCGCTGcgctgaatatatatatacagtcGGCGGGACAAGTTCACGGGACAGTCGGCGAGACAGTCTGCGGGACAGTCGGTTTTAATACTTCACCAA encodes:
- the LOC6731811 gene encoding uncharacterized protein LOC6731811 isoform X4; translation: MNGLSSNDDAVECPLCMEPLEVDDLTFFPCTCGYQICRFCWHRIRTDENKLCPACRKEYPENPADFKPLSQEEMIAFKSQKRQRDQQRKQKITENRKHLANVRVVQKNLVFVVGLPPRLADADILKKHEYFGKYGKIHKVVINPSTTYAGVQGPSASAYVTYVNNSDALRAIQSVNNIMIDGRLIKTSLGTTKYCSHFMKNQQCPKGDCMYLHELGDPEASFTKEEMHQGKHLEYEKRLHDTLIASLGPNATGIVNAAIPSSSSASSSSSGSGTNGSSASGNAQQKEAWPSLSVSPINGKEAAASATSSSGKSKREKLRNEKRHEKNKAKNKNGSNTNANASNKENYVPETRSSTSTETFAEATADAPASTKAEPPQASSNRSRAERGKDRATPSAKEQKKGKEVAPAPAASKPAERVETSESTIRQKKAEVTESCEDNLPQKRLAGTNVQRSVSSCSENSEGHVSESSLSEKSLTGDYVEEKCNSVNSESQPESVKFQEELEKSNEAIVEAETILPAAESSEDISPAAVAPSNGEDEGCLPVVDPVEPPSLVDNGSRVTDALSKLNIFDDTPSYFTSPSFQQAPILKNKLDLEMRQSHLPDLVNDIDGIQKASNTNEWEEAFKNVMMRNTRHVEEQLLQQQHLQQQQKHHHQQVLHQQEEFLRMHELQKRNNFATQINGPANDFLSHFQANSLDLNRAQAHAILQQQILQQQAGENLFGGNMSKFFDFHKSQQQSHHQYLNGHPPQINGNGAVPEPQRVAASLESNRLNSPFVENGLINSQQQQQQKQRMMGMYEFMPPNTQSQQNRFSQNSIVDDDLGFDPFVETQKGLAELMENEVVQQQSINNENPLPKLPPQPQVPPHPQLVDNLQRARMPPPGFNHVNTLGLGGASRLQLTSKIMPFMNMPVNGVGNSGAQGQHQIPMGVNWNAPMGMHQNPGQPVGDSQLQHPMAHNKVYNNSDWTSMDPAILSFRQFSSFPQNQIPPHPQQQQDLFLQHLAQQQNSQSGGFNNQPQQMLPMGMPNSLLNGQQTQPPQVNANVQGMLEFLKSRQFV
- the LOC6731811 gene encoding uncharacterized protein LOC6731811 isoform X3 — protein: MNGLSSNDDAVECPLCMEPLEVDDLTFFPCTCGYQICRFCWHRIRTDENKLCPACRKEYPENPADFKPLSQEEMIAFKSQKRQRDQQRKQKITENRKHLANVRVVQKNLVFVVGLPPRLADADILKKHEYFGKYGKIHKVVINPSTTYAGVQVRVGPSASAYVTYVNNSDALRAIQSVNNIMIDGRLIKTSLGTTKYCSHFMKNQQCPKGDCMYLHELGDPEASFTKEEMHQGKHLEYEKRLHDTLIASLGPNATGIVNAAIPSSSSASSSSSGSGTNGSSASGNAQQKEAWPSLSVSPINGKEAAASATSSSGKSKREKLRNEKRHEKNKAKNKNGSNTNANASNKENYVPETRSSTSTETFAEATADAPASTKAEPPQASSNRSRAERGKDRATPSAKEQKKGKEVAPAPAASKPAERVETSESTIRQKKAEVTESCEDNLPQKRLAGTNVQRSVSSCSENSEGHVSESSLSEKSLTGDYVEEKCNSVNSESQPESVKFQEELEKSNEAIVEAETILPAAESSEDISPAAVAPSNGEDEGCLPVVDPVEPPSLVDNGSRVTDALSKLNIFDDTPSYFTSPSFQQAPILKNKLDLEMRQSHLPDLVNDIDGIQKASNTNEWEEAFKNVMMRNTRHVEEQLLQQQHLQQQQKHHHQQVLHQQEEFLRMHELQKRNNFATQINGPANDFLSHFQANSLDLNRAQAHAILQQQILQQQAGENLFGGNMSKFFDFHKSQQQSHHQYLNGHPPQINGNGAVPEPQRVAASLESNRLNSPFVENGLINSQQQQQQKQRMMGMYEFMPPNTQSQQNRFSQNSIVDDDLGFDPFVETQKGLAELMENEVVQQQSINNENPLPKLPPQPQVPPHPQLVDNLQRARMPPPGFNHVNTLGLGGASRLQLTSKIMPFMNMPVNGVGNSGAQGQHQIPMGVNWNAPMGMHQNPGQPVGDSQLQHPMAHNKVYNNSDWTSMDPAILSFRQFSSFPQNQIPPHPQQQQDLFLQHLAQQQNSQSGGFNNQPQQMLPMGMPNSLLNGQQTQPPQVNANVQGMLEFLKSRQFV